Proteins from a genomic interval of Leptospira bandrabouensis:
- a CDS encoding HAD family hydrolase — MVAFDVDGTLFSSESIIFKTYVQAIEEFAQKTGKITSLPSHDQIMNEIGKPVRTIFKNLLPELPEPERDQISGRVLDLLCDSIRSGGGDFYAGVGSTIHYLKEKGYTITCASNGRKPYIETVLDTAGVIQYFEPIVVINQETIHTKGEILAEYVRKYNLEPSAIAMIGDRHSDWEAARENGCPFGFCTYGHGLPGEIPDFEWKFDDLTTLKDFF; from the coding sequence ATGGTCGCCTTCGATGTCGATGGGACCTTATTTTCCTCAGAATCCATAATCTTTAAGACCTATGTGCAGGCAATCGAAGAGTTTGCACAAAAGACGGGAAAAATCACGTCTTTACCCAGTCATGACCAGATTATGAATGAGATTGGAAAACCTGTTCGCACCATCTTTAAAAACCTTTTGCCGGAGCTTCCTGAACCCGAAAGAGATCAAATTTCAGGAAGGGTTCTAGACCTTCTCTGCGACTCCATCCGCAGCGGTGGTGGTGATTTTTATGCAGGTGTCGGTTCTACCATTCACTATCTGAAAGAAAAAGGTTATACCATCACTTGTGCCTCGAATGGAAGAAAACCGTATATTGAAACGGTTTTGGATACCGCAGGGGTAATACAATACTTTGAACCAATTGTTGTCATCAACCAAGAAACCATCCATACAAAGGGAGAAATCCTTGCAGAATATGTTCGCAAATACAATTTAGAACCTAGTGCCATTGCTATGATTGGAGATAGGCATAGCGATTGGGAGGCGGCAAGAGAAAACGGATGCCCTTTTGGATTCTGCACCTATGGCCATGGCCTTCCAGGAGAAATTCCCGATTTCGAATGGAAATTTGATGATTTAACCACTTTGAAAGATTTTTTTTAA
- a CDS encoding thiolase family protein — protein MKKVYIHNPSLSVFGKHKGSQLELSFATAKQSVHEFQSHKIQFIIYASFSPDSYNKEYHLSAKLPGLLGIRDVYSVRMETASSSGASAFQLGVNLIQSGRFDHGLVVATELMNQLNREESNLLLGSVLSDSQRALGMSMAQGGAMITRKYLNDYGYKEEDLFAISKKLHDNGLKNPKAHIKKNLSLEEYQNQTMISSPLGLYDISPLSDGSAALILSKDPGGISVKGMGYGTAPFLTSADPSFLANRIAFEKAYTEAGVGPSDIDFAELHDAFTPFELVGAEDAGFFKRGEALFQVKAGLTHPKGKIPINSSGGLKSRGHPVGASGLAQIVELCRFFEEWPEKRLAVAQSIGGLATNNFVSILERA, from the coding sequence ATGAAGAAAGTTTACATTCACAATCCATCATTGAGTGTATTCGGAAAACACAAAGGATCTCAACTTGAATTGTCCTTTGCGACCGCAAAACAATCTGTACATGAGTTTCAATCTCACAAAATTCAATTCATCATCTACGCTAGTTTTTCGCCTGATTCTTATAATAAAGAATACCATTTATCAGCCAAACTCCCGGGGTTACTCGGAATCCGTGATGTTTATTCCGTAAGGATGGAAACTGCTTCCTCTTCGGGAGCATCAGCTTTTCAATTGGGAGTGAATTTAATCCAAAGTGGGAGGTTTGATCATGGACTTGTTGTGGCAACGGAACTGATGAACCAACTCAACCGAGAAGAAAGTAATCTTTTGTTAGGTTCTGTTTTATCGGATTCGCAAAGAGCACTTGGAATGTCCATGGCCCAAGGTGGAGCTATGATCACTCGGAAGTATTTAAATGACTATGGATACAAAGAAGAAGACCTTTTTGCCATTTCAAAAAAATTACATGATAATGGACTTAAAAATCCAAAAGCCCATATCAAAAAGAATTTATCTCTGGAAGAATACCAAAACCAAACCATGATATCCAGTCCCTTGGGATTGTATGATATCTCACCACTTTCTGATGGGTCGGCAGCCCTCATTCTTTCCAAAGATCCAGGTGGCATTTCTGTGAAAGGAATGGGGTATGGGACAGCACCATTTCTTACCTCAGCCGATCCCAGTTTTCTAGCCAATCGTATTGCCTTTGAAAAAGCCTATACCGAAGCTGGTGTTGGTCCCAGTGATATCGATTTTGCCGAATTACACGATGCCTTCACACCTTTTGAATTAGTGGGGGCTGAAGATGCTGGTTTTTTCAAACGAGGAGAGGCCTTATTCCAGGTAAAAGCTGGCCTTACCCATCCTAAGGGAAAAATCCCTATCAATTCCTCCGGCGGACTCAAATCAAGAGGGCATCCCGTGGGTGCTTCGGGCCTAGCACAAATTGTCGAACTTTGCCGCTTCTTTGAGGAATGGCCGGAAAAGCGGTTGGCAGTAGCGCAAAGTATAGGTGGACTTGCTACAAACAACTTTGTGTCGATATTAGAAAGAGCCTGA
- a CDS encoding DCC1-like thiol-disulfide oxidoreductase family protein, whose translation MQSQNAVLVYDGNCGFCTRLAKSIREKTNDQITIVSFHKLTDIELQSIHKQLSRDLCAGEVQLIESGIRFPGFFAVRQLSWKMDKYKYFSFLLYLPFVPFLGMGIMYLLKRYRIKLS comes from the coding sequence ATGCAATCACAAAATGCAGTATTAGTTTACGATGGGAACTGTGGGTTTTGTACCCGCCTTGCTAAATCCATTCGAGAAAAAACAAATGACCAGATAACTATCGTTTCTTTTCATAAACTGACTGACATTGAGCTTCAGTCGATTCACAAACAACTAAGTAGAGATTTGTGTGCGGGAGAGGTCCAGCTCATTGAATCAGGGATACGTTTTCCAGGATTTTTTGCTGTCAGACAACTTAGTTGGAAAATGGATAAATACAAATACTTTAGTTTTTTATTGTACTTGCCCTTCGTTCCATTTTTGGGAATGGGAATTATGTATTTATTGAAACGTTATAGAATTAAACTTTCGTAA
- a CDS encoding acetylglutamate kinase, translating to MNSKDVLSRVFEITRDPRDGLLFLKEFQSLSPESFAILYADTETIFDSSEALFSDLKLLYQLDLFPFVILEVDSFQYLKVFFPLEQTNIEGEKSLGFSYQVVDRNLPLKEEVTRIIGQKKIPILLWEDESEKLSALIDRCRSILHSAKVIYVSIDGPLKDPNTSKVKSILQRDSHLSLPEGITLSRSQEEFFQLSGDLLSKIEDPKFSIVLTSPFTLLTELFTVKGSGTLVKRKNKIRVCHSTEDVDMKRVFQLIEESFGKPLKPEFYNTKFDVLFLEESYRACAWMQKTEHGFLLSKFAVNGVARGAGVGRDIWDQILEHCRPLFWRSKPDNNINKWYMSIAQGIEKDESWYYYWLGLNQSLIPATIQTLKSQPEDFFPK from the coding sequence ATGAATTCCAAAGATGTACTCAGTCGAGTCTTTGAAATCACAAGAGATCCAAGAGATGGACTCCTGTTTTTAAAGGAATTCCAATCTCTTTCTCCTGAATCGTTTGCCATTCTTTATGCAGACACTGAAACTATTTTTGATAGTTCCGAAGCTTTATTTTCTGACCTTAAACTTCTCTACCAACTGGATCTTTTCCCCTTTGTGATTTTGGAAGTTGATAGTTTTCAATATTTGAAAGTTTTTTTCCCTCTGGAACAAACCAATATCGAGGGGGAAAAAAGCCTTGGTTTTTCCTACCAAGTGGTAGATCGGAACCTTCCACTCAAAGAAGAAGTCACAAGGATCATTGGTCAGAAAAAAATTCCCATTTTACTTTGGGAGGATGAATCTGAAAAACTTTCTGCACTCATTGATCGTTGTCGTTCCATCCTGCATTCCGCCAAGGTTATTTATGTTTCCATCGATGGACCTTTAAAAGACCCAAACACAAGTAAGGTGAAATCCATCCTCCAAAGAGATTCACATTTATCTCTCCCGGAAGGAATTACACTTTCCAGGTCCCAGGAGGAATTTTTCCAACTTTCCGGTGACCTATTGTCAAAAATCGAAGACCCAAAATTCAGTATTGTCCTTACTTCCCCCTTTACCCTACTGACTGAACTTTTCACAGTGAAAGGAAGTGGAACACTCGTTAAGCGAAAAAATAAAATCAGAGTTTGTCATTCCACGGAGGATGTGGATATGAAAAGAGTATTCCAACTCATTGAAGAATCTTTTGGTAAACCTTTAAAACCTGAATTTTACAATACTAAATTTGATGTATTATTTTTAGAAGAGTCCTACAGAGCCTGTGCCTGGATGCAAAAAACAGAACATGGATTTTTACTTTCTAAATTTGCAGTGAATGGAGTTGCAAGAGGAGCCGGTGTGGGTCGCGATATTTGGGACCAAATTTTAGAACATTGTAGACCACTTTTTTGGCGCAGTAAACCAGACAATAATATCAACAAATGGTATATGTCTATCGCACAAGGAATCGAAAAGGATGAAAGTTGGTATTATTATTGGTTGGGTCTTAACCAATCACTCATCCCTGCTACCATCCAAACCTTAAAGTCACAACCCGAAGATTTTTTTCCAAAATAA
- a CDS encoding aminopeptidase P N-terminal domain-containing protein, with protein MKLPNKKTKEYNSKLYRSRITNIQKKLKKGEIFILFAANHKIRNRDVEYKFRQNSDFYYLTGITEEDSILVITHDISGMFCLPKDKEKEIWTGIRLGKEKIKSMLGLDFSYDLSDWEKEKPAILIGNHTLYYFFGENPDRDRELITECRNLSERAREGKFGPHRIEHPNFLHEERLTKSKEEISLLKNAAEITKLGHMRIMRESKPGMYEYELEALLDHEYLKYGSIGGGYGHIVASGKNACILHYVSNDDILKEGELVLVDSGAEWNYYTADVTRVFPVGKKFTEAQKTIYEIVLYAQKNAIRNSIAGTPFNEVHEKTVRFLSDCLREMGFLKGSLEEIIEKGTYRKFYMHRTGHYLGMDVHDVGRYFLEGKSRPLKDGQVVTVEPGLYFDPTDDSVPKEFRGIGIRIEDDILIHGKNPVNLTESIPKEISEIEALKA; from the coding sequence ATGAAATTACCAAATAAAAAAACAAAAGAATATAACTCTAAATTATACCGCAGTCGGATCACAAACATTCAGAAAAAGTTAAAAAAAGGGGAAATCTTTATCCTTTTTGCGGCAAACCATAAAATTAGAAACCGTGATGTTGAGTATAAGTTTCGCCAAAATTCCGATTTTTATTACCTAACAGGAATTACAGAAGAAGACTCTATCCTTGTCATCACTCATGATATTTCAGGGATGTTCTGTTTACCCAAAGACAAAGAAAAAGAAATTTGGACGGGAATTCGTCTTGGGAAAGAAAAAATCAAATCCATGTTAGGTTTGGATTTTTCTTATGATTTAAGTGACTGGGAAAAAGAAAAACCTGCCATCCTGATTGGAAATCATACATTATATTATTTTTTCGGTGAAAATCCTGATCGTGATAGGGAACTGATCACTGAATGCCGTAATCTTTCGGAGAGAGCAAGGGAAGGAAAATTTGGACCGCACCGCATCGAACACCCCAATTTTTTACACGAAGAAAGACTCACAAAATCCAAAGAAGAAATTTCACTTTTAAAAAATGCCGCAGAAATCACAAAACTGGGCCATATGCGCATTATGCGAGAAAGTAAACCAGGAATGTATGAATATGAATTGGAAGCACTCCTCGACCATGAATATTTAAAATACGGATCGATTGGCGGTGGTTATGGACATATTGTGGCCTCTGGAAAAAATGCCTGTATCCTTCATTATGTGAGTAATGACGATATTTTAAAAGAAGGGGAATTGGTTCTTGTGGATTCGGGTGCCGAATGGAATTATTATACAGCGGATGTCACACGTGTATTTCCAGTAGGCAAAAAATTCACGGAAGCGCAAAAAACAATTTATGAAATTGTTTTATATGCACAAAAAAATGCGATTCGTAATTCTATTGCAGGAACTCCTTTCAATGAAGTACATGAAAAAACCGTTAGGTTCCTCAGCGATTGTCTACGAGAAATGGGTTTTTTAAAAGGCAGTTTAGAAGAAATTATCGAGAAGGGAACTTACCGAAAATTTTATATGCACAGAACAGGCCATTATTTGGGTATGGATGTGCATGATGTGGGAAGATATTTTTTAGAAGGAAAGTCAAGACCACTTAAGGATGGTCAGGTGGTGACTGTCGAACCTGGACTCTATTTTGACCCTACAGATGATTCGGTACCGAAAGAATTTAGAGGAATCGGAATTCGAATTGAAGATGATATTCTGATTCACGGCAAAAATCCAGTTAACTTAACGGAATCGATTCCCAAAGAAATTTCAGAAATTGAGGCTTTAAAAGCTTAA
- the bfr gene encoding bacterioferritin — MKGKKEVIDILAEVLAAELTAINQYFIHAKLCKNWGYLELAEYLRKESIEEMKHADEIIERILFFDGIPDLQKYLKINVGQTVPEMLDHDLQLEYNAVERLNRGIDICVAAKDNGTRELLEKILVSEEEHIDWIETQKSIIDSISLPNYLAQKLGDSE, encoded by the coding sequence ATGAAGGGAAAAAAAGAAGTAATCGACATTTTAGCGGAAGTTCTAGCGGCTGAACTCACAGCCATCAATCAGTATTTTATTCATGCAAAACTCTGTAAAAACTGGGGATATTTGGAACTTGCGGAATACCTCAGAAAAGAATCCATTGAAGAGATGAAACATGCAGACGAAATCATCGAAAGGATTCTCTTTTTCGATGGAATTCCCGACTTGCAAAAATATCTAAAAATCAATGTAGGCCAAACAGTGCCAGAAATGTTGGACCATGACTTACAACTAGAATACAATGCAGTTGAACGTCTCAACCGAGGAATCGATATCTGTGTAGCGGCAAAAGACAACGGAACTCGCGAACTTTTGGAAAAAATCTTAGTTTCTGAAGAAGAACATATCGATTGGATTGAAACACAAAAATCCATCATTGATTCTATCTCTCTTCCTAACTACTTGGCCCAAAAATTAGGAGATTCGGAATAA
- the waaF gene encoding lipopolysaccharide heptosyltransferase II, whose translation MPEKILIIQTAFLGDLILSTSFFHAVKTEHPGAEIHVLVNAGTESVLDNNPDLTKVWSLDKKRIKKNPFAFLHFAGLLKKESFNKVYSAHFSFRSSLLSYLTGAPIRIGYKESGFSFLHTKTVQRPKQGPHEVEKLFSLLFEEYDYPTGRERRPYLFPGQPEEESFSKTKKEILNNEEGYILVAPSSLWETKRMPEEKFVSVITQILRKRKETVILIGSKADLEIENTIFRLMKTEPLQLRERSRLVSLVGKTNLKELMVWMQNAKAIISNDSSPIHFASAYNTPTVMLYGATIPAFGYGSLSDKHKIMEVQGLNCRPCGIHGGRICPEGHFRCMMDQNPVRIFEALEEIIKV comes from the coding sequence ATGCCCGAAAAAATACTGATCATCCAAACTGCCTTTTTAGGTGACCTGATCCTATCCACTTCGTTTTTCCATGCGGTCAAAACGGAACACCCAGGTGCGGAAATCCATGTACTCGTGAATGCGGGCACAGAGTCTGTATTAGACAATAACCCCGATTTAACAAAAGTTTGGTCACTCGACAAAAAACGGATCAAAAAAAATCCATTTGCCTTTTTACATTTTGCTGGTTTATTAAAGAAAGAATCATTTAACAAAGTGTATTCGGCACATTTTTCGTTTCGTTCGAGTTTGTTATCTTATCTTACAGGTGCTCCTATACGTATTGGATATAAAGAATCAGGTTTTTCTTTTTTGCATACAAAAACAGTCCAAAGACCCAAACAAGGACCTCATGAAGTAGAAAAACTATTTTCTCTTTTGTTTGAGGAATATGATTATCCTACGGGAAGAGAAAGACGTCCGTATTTATTTCCTGGCCAACCAGAAGAAGAATCCTTTTCTAAAACCAAAAAGGAAATTTTAAATAATGAAGAAGGATACATTCTTGTGGCACCTTCTTCCCTTTGGGAAACCAAACGAATGCCGGAAGAAAAATTTGTAAGTGTTATTACCCAAATCCTTCGCAAACGAAAAGAAACAGTCATTTTAATTGGAAGCAAAGCAGATTTAGAAATTGAAAATACAATCTTTCGATTGATGAAAACAGAACCTTTGCAACTTCGGGAACGGAGCCGTTTGGTTTCCCTTGTGGGAAAAACTAACTTAAAAGAATTAATGGTTTGGATGCAAAATGCCAAGGCCATTATTTCCAACGATTCCAGTCCCATCCATTTTGCTTCTGCCTACAATACTCCGACGGTGATGCTTTATGGAGCGACAATCCCTGCGTTTGGATATGGAAGCCTTTCCGATAAACATAAAATCATGGAAGTACAAGGTCTAAACTGTAGGCCTTGTGGAATTCACGGCGGTAGAATTTGTCCAGAGGGACATTTTCGTTGTATGATGGACCAAAACCCGGTCCGAATTTTTGAAGCCCTTGAGGAAATCATTAAAGTATGA
- a CDS encoding KamA family radical SAM protein: MLVQSSLSDVLKAREDLYSRTNWTDHTSQLQNRVKGEDLSRYFVLSESEIIGIKETIRLHVSTTPYYLSLSSPDDPNCPIRKMIVPRSEEAVLSSEESADPLDEERLSPVRGLTHMYPNRVLLFSNHSCSVYCRHCMRGRKVSSNEERMEKEDLEKAFEYIRNHPEIEDVVISGGDPLNLADSKLEWILSELNSIPHVKICRLGTRNPVTLPFRITESLCKIIETYNNDKLSIFCNTQFNHPKECTKESKEAILRLLKAGVSVGNQSVLLKGINDEEETMLSLHKKLLEMRVRAYYLYDPELIPGSRGFRTPLARGIEIVEYMRGKIGGMGIPQFVNDLPGGGGKITIAPNWYLGYIPKTRQHVFRSAVTKKIHLSFEPVDSNKESYYPVLNDVDLENLGL; encoded by the coding sequence ATGCTCGTGCAAAGCAGTTTATCAGATGTTCTTAAGGCACGCGAAGATTTGTATTCTCGGACAAATTGGACGGATCATACTTCGCAGTTACAGAATCGTGTAAAAGGAGAAGACCTTTCTCGGTATTTTGTTCTCTCAGAATCTGAAATCATAGGAATTAAAGAAACCATTCGTTTACATGTTTCGACCACCCCATATTATCTTTCTTTGTCTAGTCCAGACGATCCCAATTGCCCGATTCGAAAAATGATAGTTCCCAGATCGGAAGAGGCGGTTCTCTCTTCGGAAGAAAGTGCCGATCCTTTGGATGAGGAACGACTAAGTCCTGTTCGTGGGCTAACTCATATGTATCCCAATCGGGTACTTTTATTTTCTAACCATTCATGTAGTGTCTATTGCCGCCATTGTATGCGGGGACGAAAAGTATCTTCCAATGAAGAAAGAATGGAAAAAGAGGATTTGGAAAAGGCATTTGAATACATACGAAACCATCCTGAAATAGAAGATGTTGTCATTAGCGGTGGAGATCCACTAAACTTAGCAGATTCAAAACTTGAATGGATCCTTTCGGAATTAAACTCCATCCCGCATGTAAAAATCTGTAGATTAGGTACAAGAAATCCAGTCACTTTGCCATTTCGCATAACAGAGTCATTGTGTAAAATCATAGAAACTTATAATAACGACAAACTTTCGATATTTTGTAATACCCAATTCAACCATCCCAAAGAATGTACAAAAGAATCGAAAGAAGCAATCCTCCGTTTATTAAAAGCAGGAGTATCTGTAGGCAACCAATCCGTTCTTTTAAAGGGAATCAATGATGAGGAAGAGACAATGTTATCTCTTCATAAAAAACTTTTGGAGATGCGTGTCCGTGCTTATTATCTGTATGATCCAGAACTCATCCCAGGTTCCAGAGGATTTCGAACTCCACTTGCACGTGGAATAGAAATTGTAGAATATATGAGGGGGAAAATTGGTGGAATGGGAATTCCTCAATTTGTAAATGACCTTCCCGGAGGTGGTGGCAAAATTACGATTGCACCTAACTGGTATTTGGGGTACATTCCAAAAACACGCCAACATGTATTTCGATCCGCAGTCACAAAAAAAATCCATTTATCCTTTGAGCCGGTAGATTCCAATAAAGAATCCTATTATCCTGTTTTGAATGATGTGGATTTGGAGAATCTGGGATTATGA
- a CDS encoding THUMP domain-containing class I SAM-dependent RNA methyltransferase — protein sequence MCGEGLSSLLESELKSHYLKINSSNRGGVFFSGKKEDVIQFAIHTKFASRINLQLLHENAETYDEFYAKVSELPWEKYIGPDVSFRIDAETKDKLKNSEFTMHRTKDAVLDRLRSKKIPLPEIEKRMADITIVVRSHTDKFSIELSLSGDPVGRRGYRLFAGNAPVREPIAQAMLEVSGWKEGNTLVDPMCGSGTILIEAALRERLYGEINRFLFAESPVFQILFPTYVFSERKKEKPNTPHLFGFDIDPEAVRIAKENAYEAGVEDFVSFEVGNCLELKNNFGKEGHVVTNPPYGDRIGKPMEDLKEMYFQFGKVIKNEFGGWKFTVLSGDFSLLGKFGLKENAHLSLKHANLKAKIVDYEIRGGK from the coding sequence ATTTGCGGAGAAGGTCTTTCTTCGCTTTTGGAATCCGAATTAAAATCACACTATCTCAAAATAAACAGTTCCAACCGAGGTGGAGTTTTTTTCTCAGGAAAAAAAGAAGATGTGATTCAGTTTGCCATTCATACCAAGTTTGCATCACGGATCAACTTGCAGCTGTTACATGAAAATGCAGAAACGTATGATGAGTTTTATGCCAAAGTCAGTGAACTTCCATGGGAAAAATACATTGGCCCAGATGTAAGTTTTCGAATTGATGCAGAAACCAAAGATAAATTAAAAAATTCTGAATTTACAATGCATCGAACCAAAGATGCAGTCCTCGATCGCCTGCGAAGTAAAAAAATCCCACTTCCGGAAATTGAAAAACGAATGGCGGATATCACCATCGTTGTGCGTTCCCATACAGACAAGTTTAGCATTGAACTTTCTCTTTCGGGAGATCCTGTGGGAAGACGTGGATATAGACTTTTTGCAGGGAATGCACCTGTGAGAGAACCCATCGCCCAAGCCATGCTCGAAGTATCAGGATGGAAAGAAGGAAACACTTTGGTTGATCCTATGTGTGGATCGGGAACCATCCTCATCGAAGCGGCACTTCGGGAACGTTTATATGGAGAAATCAATCGGTTTCTATTTGCCGAATCTCCCGTATTCCAAATTCTTTTTCCTACTTATGTATTTTCTGAAAGGAAAAAAGAAAAACCAAACACACCACACCTTTTTGGATTTGATATAGATCCAGAAGCGGTTCGTATCGCCAAAGAAAATGCGTATGAAGCAGGAGTGGAAGACTTTGTTTCCTTTGAAGTGGGAAACTGTTTGGAGTTAAAAAACAATTTCGGAAAGGAGGGACATGTAGTGACAAACCCTCCTTATGGGGATCGGATTGGAAAACCAATGGAAGATTTAAAAGAGATGTACTTTCAATTTGGAAAGGTCATCAAAAATGAATTTGGTGGATGGAAATTTACCGTCCTTTCGGGAGATTTTTCTCTTCTTGGAAAATTTGGACTCAAAGAAAATGCACATTTGAGTTTGAAACATGCAAACCTCAAAGCAAAAATTGTGGATTACGAAATTAGAGGGGGGAAATGA
- a CDS encoding iron-containing redox enzyme family protein: MNIVEILKKDVETHPVLRSQWLLERNVSMSFDDLILWLSQEYFVSIGFVDWFLLVAAKTRDQNAKIVLVENIWGELGEGNIADTHVSILIEFLTKLNFDFANHQLLSETKTYLDKMESIIEKGFFYGLGALGPANEYLLKLEYSQISEAYKKLKTAMALPEGKFFQVNLDADEGHSQRMFELIEETAKTEESKKQVIEGNLLALVAREDFYKGLSRLDKERLTKV, encoded by the coding sequence ATGAATATCGTTGAAATTTTAAAAAAGGATGTAGAAACTCATCCTGTACTCCGGTCGCAGTGGTTGTTAGAACGAAATGTCTCCATGAGTTTTGATGACTTAATTTTATGGTTAAGCCAAGAATACTTTGTTTCCATTGGATTTGTGGATTGGTTTTTATTAGTAGCAGCAAAAACGAGAGACCAAAATGCAAAGATAGTTCTTGTAGAAAATATATGGGGAGAACTCGGCGAAGGTAATATTGCCGACACCCATGTATCCATTTTAATTGAATTTTTAACAAAACTTAATTTTGATTTTGCAAATCATCAGTTATTGTCTGAAACAAAAACCTATTTAGATAAAATGGAATCTATCATAGAAAAAGGTTTTTTTTATGGACTGGGGGCTTTGGGACCTGCAAACGAATACTTGTTAAAACTAGAATATTCACAAATTTCCGAGGCATATAAAAAACTAAAAACCGCAATGGCATTGCCGGAAGGAAAATTTTTCCAAGTGAATTTGGATGCGGATGAAGGCCATAGCCAAAGAATGTTCGAACTCATTGAAGAAACAGCAAAAACAGAGGAATCTAAAAAACAAGTGATCGAAGGTAATTTACTGGCTCTAGTCGCACGGGAAGATTTTTACAAGGGACTTTCCCGGTTAGATAAAGAGCGCCTTACGAAAGTTTAA
- a CDS encoding D-alanine--D-alanine ligase family protein, which yields MKGTVILACDVYDPNEPELSQEWESNETIQKMEMTILELGYDVAVLSNPTEITSVLCNIPIEERSHWIVWNLVEGYHSPNREAYIPALCEYLAIPHTGSSAAVQTLTLDKYKTKLFLKSFGIPTKDFWLVEDKNQTPPGNFPLFIKPNGEGSSLGIGEKNRILNSKDWLEVLPTLVETYKSILVEPYLSGRELTIAVIGNKGSYVATDPAFVDYPGFVYSDLVKSKENLVESLDFLVPEELSKTLENYAVQIANLLGSSGYIRIDFKLEKDLPYFLEVNATPGFSSVYSTLPLLWEKNGKSYSELLKQCLELGFLEYQHHHRYKYAKDRNL from the coding sequence ATGAAAGGCACTGTGATTCTTGCATGTGATGTGTATGATCCAAATGAACCCGAACTTTCTCAGGAATGGGAATCAAATGAGACTATCCAAAAAATGGAAATGACCATCTTGGAATTGGGTTATGACGTAGCTGTTTTATCCAATCCGACAGAGATCACTTCCGTTCTTTGTAACATTCCCATAGAAGAGAGAAGTCATTGGATCGTTTGGAATCTTGTAGAAGGATACCATTCTCCAAATAGAGAGGCCTACATACCAGCGTTATGCGAATATTTGGCAATCCCACATACCGGAAGTTCCGCTGCCGTCCAAACCCTCACTTTAGATAAATACAAAACCAAACTTTTTTTAAAATCCTTTGGAATTCCCACAAAAGATTTTTGGCTTGTGGAAGATAAAAACCAAACCCCACCAGGGAACTTTCCTTTGTTTATCAAACCAAACGGAGAAGGATCAAGTCTTGGAATTGGCGAAAAAAATCGGATTTTGAATTCTAAGGATTGGTTAGAAGTTTTACCCACTTTAGTCGAAACATACAAATCAATCCTTGTGGAACCTTATCTTTCAGGAAGGGAGCTTACGATTGCTGTTATCGGAAATAAAGGAAGTTATGTGGCCACAGACCCTGCCTTTGTAGATTATCCTGGATTTGTTTATAGTGATCTTGTAAAATCCAAAGAAAATTTAGTGGAATCCTTAGATTTTTTAGTCCCTGAAGAGTTATCCAAAACCTTAGAAAACTATGCAGTACAAATTGCCAATCTCCTGGGAAGTTCTGGTTACATTCGTATCGACTTTAAATTGGAAAAAGATCTTCCATATTTTTTAGAAGTGAACGCCACACCAGGGTTTTCCTCTGTTTATTCCACCTTACCATTGCTATGGGAGAAAAACGGAAAGTCTTACTCCGAACTCCTAAAACAATGTTTGGAATTGGGTTTTTTAGAATACCAACATCATCATCGTTACAAGTACGCAAAGGATAGAAACCTATGA